In Neoarius graeffei isolate fNeoGra1 chromosome 17, fNeoGra1.pri, whole genome shotgun sequence, a single window of DNA contains:
- the LOC132864762 gene encoding olfactory receptor 10A2-like produces MSGLNSSLLQNASFVRPEYFFISGFSGIPFIQYYLVFFFFIFVYIVSLCGNSLVLFMILVDRTLHIPKYMGIFNLALSDFGEANALIPNLVKTFLFNSQYISYDACLANMFFTYFFSAGQCLTLVVMAYDRFIAICFPLRYHAIVNNSFMFVTLTAIWIFNVVVIGTTVVLITRLSFCKTNVVQSFFCDNGPIFGIACNDKRIHYFLASFSVVMYIYVPLTGIVVSYFGILLALIQITTWEGRLKAFKTCISHLLVVGIYFLPITSTYFLAIIFSIHPHARIISTSLSFTIPPMLNPIIYTLSTKEFRNFIVKIIKKKTTISQVQALS; encoded by the coding sequence ATGAGTGGTTTGAACTCCAGTTTACTACAAAATGCATCATTTGTGCGTCCAGAGTACTTTTTCATCAGTGGATTTTCTGGAATACCTTTCATTCAATActacttagttttttttttttttatttttgtctatATTGTCTCACTGTGTGGGAACTCACTTGTCCTTTTCATGATATTAGTTGACCGAACTCTGCATATTCCTAAATACATGGGGATCTTTAATTTAGCTCTGTCAGACTTTGGTGAAGCAAATGCACTGATTcctaaccttgtgaagacttttctttttaactcacaGTACATATCCTATGATGCTTGTTTGGCAAACATGTTTTTTACTTATTTCTTTTCTGCTGGCCAGTGTTTAACTCTTGTTGTCATGGCATATGATCGTTTTATTGCCATTTGCTTTCCTCTGAGATACCATGCGATTGTTAATAATTCCTTCATGTTTGTGACTTTAACAGCAATATGGATATTTAATGTTGTTGTAATTGGAACAACTGTGGTTTTGATTACACGACTTTCATTCTGTAAAACCAATGTGGTACAAAGCTTTTTTTGTGACAATGGACCAATTTTTGGAATTGCTTGTAATGACAAACGCATACATTACTTCTTAGCAAGCTTTTCTGTTGTAATGTACATCTATGTACCATTGACTGGAATAGTTGTATCATACTTTGGCATTCTGTTGGCCTTAATTCAAATTACAACGTGGGAGGGCCGTCTTAAAGCGTTCAAAACATGCATCTCTCATCTGTTGGTTGTAGGAATATATTTCCTTCCTATAACAAGTACATACTTTCTAGCTATAATATTCTCTATCCATCCTCATGCTCGGATAATTAGTACTTCACTATCATTCACAATTCCACCCATGTTAAATCCCATAATTTATACCTTGAGCACAAAGGAATTCAGAAACTTCATAgtgaaaattattaaaaagaaaactacaatttCCCAGGTGCAGGCTTTGTCATAG